The genomic region TCAAGTTCGTCTATAATCTGCATTGCACGAATTTTGGGAGCGCCTGACAATGTGCCAGCAGGCAGCACTGCGCCCAAAGCATCTATTATATGAACTCCCTCTTTCAGCTTGCCTGCCACAACGCTAGTTAGGTGCATAACATGAGAAAACCTTTCTACGTTAAGATAATTTCTCACTTCTATACTGCCAATTTTGGATATCTTGCCTATGTCATTTCGCCCTAAATCAACCAGCATATCGTGTTCTGCTATTTCTTTAGGATCATTTAAAAGTTTTTGTTCCAAAAGCTTATCTTCCTCCTCTGTTATCCCACGTCTTGTCGTACCAGCTATTGGATAAGTGATAACCTCATCGCCAACAATATGAATAAGCGTTTCAGGCGAACACCCAGCGATTTCAAGTTCCTCTGTTTTTATATAATAAAGATAAGGAGAAGGATTGATACGTCTTAAACTTCTATAGACATCAAAAAGATTACCCTCAAAATTTGCACAAAATCTTTGAGAGGGTACTACCTGAAAAATATCGCCTTTTTTGATATATTCTTTTGCCTTTATAACATTATTAATATATCTTTCTTTGGTAATATTTGATTTAAAAACAGGCGGCTTGAAATTTTCTTTAGTAATCTTAACCTGAGATTGAATAATGTTTTCTAATTTTTCTAGCACAAACTGACATCTAGAATATTCTGTTTCAAAATCGCAGTCAGAATTAATATTGGCTATCAGATAAAGATATTGCTCATAATGGTCAAACACAATAAGTTCATCAAAAAACATAAGCTTGATATCAGGAAGATCATCTGTTTTGGGCGAATTGAACTTAATCGCGTTATCAAAATACTTGGCACTTTCATAGCCAAAATATCCGACAGCACCGCCTGTAAAGACGGGCAATCCATCAATGCGCGGAGAATTGTATTTATCAAACAAAATCTTCAAGCGTTCAATAGCATTATCATAAATCTCAACTTTGCCGTCTTGAATTTCTTTTAGCTTTCCGTCTTGTATTTCTACAGTTAATTTTGGATCAAGTCCCAAAAAAGAATATCTTGACCACCTTTTTTCTTTGACGCTTTCAAAAAGGTAATAATTATCGCTTACCTGTGCTATTTTTTGCAATAATAAAACAGGCGTGTAAAAATCCGCATAAATTTTTTTAAAAATAGGAACTTTGCCAAAACTTTGGCACAAATCAAAAATCTCTGCCTTATGCACTAAAACTGAACTCCTCTATTACTAATCTATACTTTACTAAACTAAAACTATAATAATAGTATATTCAGACAAAAGGTTGTTGTCAATATTTTTATATAAATTTATTATTTTTTTATAAAAATTTTATTTTATTAATCACCTATAAATTATTAATCACCTATAAAAAAAGCCTTTAATATCTAAAGGCTTTTTTTAGCTAAATGTTATGTATTAATTCTTATCGATTATAAGTTTTTTTCTAAAAACCAAAAGCGCTAAAGTCAATAAAGCAACCGCATAAAGCGAAACTACCAATAGTGGAATCAAAATCTTTGAAAATTGTCCGTTGATTGCATAAACAGCCAAATCTACAGCATGTGCAAAAGGAAAGATATATGCAACAGTTACAAACGCGCCTTTCATAATGCGAAGCGGAAAAAACATTCCGCCTAAGATTACCGCTAAATTTATTATAAGCGAAGAAATTCCACCAACCGCCTTATCTGAAAATACTGAGCCAATTAATATACCCAAAGCCAAAAACATAACTGCTGAAGGTATAAACACTATAATCGCCAATAGCAAATTGACGCTGATCTTAAGTCCAAAAATCATAGAGACCAAAAAGCAAATGATTACTTGAGCCATAGCAAGAGGCAGCATAGGCATCAAATATCCGAAAATGAAGTCTTTTGTAGTCATAGGTGTTGTTCTAAGTCTTGTTACAAAAGAAGAAGTGCGATCTTTCGAAATTAACATACCAATAAATAATGTGCAAAATGAAAAGCTGAATATAGTAATACTTGCAGCAAGATTGTCAATTTTAAATTGCGGCGTTGCATCTAAAACATTTTTGCCCATACTAAAAATCAGAATTTCAAAAAACAACAGCAAAACGATAGGAAATGCTATCAAAAATATTAGGCTTAGAGGATCTCTCAAGATTTCTTTTATATTTCTTTTTGCAAAAACCATTGCTTTCATATTTTTCAGTTCTCCTTTGTTGCCAATGCTACAAACGCTTCTTCAAAATCTGTCGTATGAGCCATTTCTTTTAGTTCTTGTGCGGAACCTTGTGCAACTAATTTGCCTTTTGCCATAATGCCAATTCTATCAGACAAGTTTT from Clostridia bacterium harbors:
- the trpE gene encoding anthranilate synthase component I encodes the protein MHKAEIFDLCQSFGKVPIFKKIYADFYTPVLLLQKIAQVSDNYYLFESVKEKRWSRYSFLGLDPKLTVEIQDGKLKEIQDGKVEIYDNAIERLKILFDKYNSPRIDGLPVFTGGAVGYFGYESAKYFDNAIKFNSPKTDDLPDIKLMFFDELIVFDHYEQYLYLIANINSDCDFETEYSRCQFVLEKLENIIQSQVKITKENFKPPVFKSNITKERYINNVIKAKEYIKKGDIFQVVPSQRFCANFEGNLFDVYRSLRRINPSPYLYYIKTEELEIAGCSPETLIHIVGDEVITYPIAGTTRRGITEEEDKLLEQKLLNDPKEIAEHDMLVDLGRNDIGKISKIGSIEVRNYLNVERFSHVMHLTSVVAGKLKEGVHIIDALGAVLPAGTLSGAPKIRAMQIIDELEPSARGIYGGAICYFGYNGNMDCCIAIRTIVKYKDKISVQSGGGIVLDSDPEKEYEESLNKAKAVLAAVDEAVK
- a CDS encoding ABC transporter permease → MKAMVFAKRNIKEILRDPLSLIFLIAFPIVLLLFFEILIFSMGKNVLDATPQFKIDNLAASITIFSFSFCTLFIGMLISKDRTSSFVTRLRTTPMTTKDFIFGYLMPMLPLAMAQVIICFLVSMIFGLKISVNLLLAIIVFIPSAVMFLALGILIGSVFSDKAVGGISSLIINLAVILGGMFFPLRIMKGAFVTVAYIFPFAHAVDLAVYAINGQFSKILIPLLVVSLYAVALLTLALLVFRKKLIIDKN